The Aeoliella mucimassa genome includes the window ACCGGGAACTACGCTTGGCGACACCTCGACAGCAGCTGCCGAGACTGCGTCGGCAGACTCCAGCGTACTGGTTGTTTCGACGAACTCCGCCGAGTCCGAAAGCAGTGCTGCGGTAGATGCTGCGATGGCGATTGCCGACGAATCGGAGCCAACCACCGTTTCGAATAGTAGCCAACAACAGAAACTGGCTGCCTCGCCGCTGGCGACTTCGCTCGATCGCTCATTGCACCAATCGGCCAAGCCGCTGCGCCGCACCCACTTCGACGCGACCCCCGACCAGTTGCCGACCCCCGCGCTCGATCACCTGCACCTCGTCGATCGAGTGTTGGGCGAACTCGAGCAGAAGGACTGGCTCGACAAGTCGGCCAGTAAAGGGCAACTCCCCCGCCCGCACCAGGCGCCTGCTTCGTTGGCTGACAGCACGTTAGCCGAGAGCTCGCTGGCCAGCAGCAATAGTCTGGCACAGCAGGTATTCACGCAAACGCAGCGGCAAGCCCGCCGCGGACGCTAACCCACTGCGGGCGACCGGTTCGCAACTCGCCTCCAGCAACCGCACATTCCTTCGCAGTGTAAGCGTCACAATTGTGGGCAGTTTGCTTAAGCTGCGTACTTTTGCCAGTAGTCTTCCCAGCAGCCGCGTTGGCTGAGGTAGAGGGCGCGGAGGTGGCACACGGCGTTTGAGCCGTGCTGGCTCCAGCGCATGCCGCTTTGCTTCAAGCGCCCCGCCACGACGGTTTTGCACGCGCTCTCGACCGGGCCGCTGCCGATCTGCCAGCCGTGGGCCACGTAGCGGGGGTAGTTCATCTTGTGCTGGTGGTTTTGGAAGTATCGCAGGCAGGTCGTATAAGCTTCGCGTTGAGCGGAAGACCAGTTGGTCTTCTCCAGCGACTGCAACATCCACACGATGCTCAAGCCTCCTTGGTGCTTCAGCCGGTGACACCACGATGCCAACTGAGCAGTGCGATGCTCCTCGTCGTCCGGATAGAGCGACTGGCTTAATTCCACCAGGTACTCACTCGCGTGCCAGAAGTCGAGGATCCGCTCCGCACGCGGGAAGTGCACTCGCAAGAACTCTTCTAAACCAGCACCGCCATCCGAGATCGCGATCTGCTGCTCTGCCTCGTCCCACCCAACCGCGGCGGCTTGGCGACGCAGTTGCCGCCCAAGTTCCGGGAGTTCATAAAACCCCGATAAATACCGCACCGAATGCGGGTCGGGCGAGCGAGCATCCTGCTCGCTGTTTATGTTGTAAATCATGCCGACGTACGCCATGCGGCCCTCGGCCTGCGCGCCACGAGGGCCTTGCTGTCGCACGCCTGTGGCGTCGAGACTCACGTACGCGCACGTCTTGCCATGCGCATCGCGTTGCCAGGCGAACGGCTCTGTGTTGCCAAACGTCTCGCCTTCGGCGAGTAACGTTTGGAGACGCTCGCCAGCGTCTTCGGTGACTCGTTCGACGGTCGACTCGCTGACTTTCAGTCCACACAGTTTACGAAGTGTCACTTCGCTCGACTGAGCGAAGCTCGTTTGCACGCCGGCGATGCTCACCACCTGGGCCGCGGCCGGACTAAACTTTCGCTTGCCGAGTCCCAACGTTTTGTCCCGCGGAAACAATCCGTGACGGCACCGGCGGCAGTGGTAGTAGTGACGCCTCACTTGCAGTGGGCCGAGCAGGCTATCGACCCACCGCGAGCGAACGTTCACGCAGCGGGCGTCGCCATTGCAGGTCGGGCAGACGCAGCTAGCTTTCTCGTACCCGTCCCTTTTTTTGTCGCTCGTTGGCGACTGTTTCCAAGGCCTTGGCTCCGAGTGCATGCACTCGGTCGCGGAGGTCGAACTCCGTCTGCCCAAACAGATTCGAGTCGTCCTTGCCAGCGAGCGCCTTCGCGATCCGCCGGCGTTCCTGCTCGAAGCAATCTCCCAGCAGCTCGTAAACTCGCTGCTCCTCTTCGTTTAGCTCGATTGGCTCACGCGGCGAATAGGCCATGATCATCTCCTGGCGTGTGGCAAAATAGGAAGAGTCACCCGGCACAATATATTAGAACCGATTTCATGCCTACTTTCGAGACGCTTACACTCCTTCGCAATTCCCGCGACTTTTCACTGGGAATTGGCCACCACCGGTGTTCTAATGGACAGTCACTGATGGCTGTCGGCCTTCAGCTATCGGCTGTCGGTTTTTAAAACGAAAGGAGGGTGTGCTCGGATGTGATGCTTGCGGTGAGATCGAACAACTAGCGACGCGCAGGCGAATGGTTGCTTGCGCGGGCGTTCGCTGCTGCGCGGTTGTCAAAGCTGTAGGCACTAAGCTGAAAGCGGTAGGCTAGATGTTTCTCACTCCCAAATCCCCCGGCCCCTCGCCCCTGAACCCTGGCCCCTCCCAAAATACTTTCCCATGGGTGGGAATCTATTTTGGGCTCTTTTAGCGGAGGTGTTGCTGCAACTCACTACTATCACACGACTTGCGATAGATTCCCACCACGAAAATAGATTCCCATAGAATCGTATTTCCCAGTTTTGGGAATCTATTCACGATGATCGTCGCGGCCAGACGAAGCGGGCGACTACAGACTCGACGCCAGGAATCGACGTTTGCTCAGCGTCGGTGGCAGTTCGCCGAAGTTGTAAGCGGTAGCTTCGACGCCCGATCCGATGGTGATATTCGAGATATCGTCGTCGGCCACGCTGCCGCCGGCCGAGCCCGCGGTGTCCTGCCCATCGGGATAGAACGCCGGATCGGTTTCGGTTACCTGATACGTGCCAGGCAGCAAGCTACTGAACTGGTAGCGACCATTGCTATCGGTGGTAGTCGTTTGATTGACAGCCGCCGAGGTGAAGTCGATTCCGGTCAGCGTGATCGTCACCCCCGCGATAGGAGCCTCGCCCGGATCGAAGACACCATCGTTATCGGAGTCGACATAGACGTAACCTTCGATCGAAGAGGTCTCGACCGCCACGGTGGACGAGGCCGCCGCGGTGTTGTTCGCCGAGTTCGATTCGGACTCGGTCGCAGTGACCGTCGCGGTGTTGGTGATGGTACCAATGAAGTCGTTATCAATGGTTACCGAGACAATCACCTGCGTGCTCGCTCCTGAAGCAAGCGTGCCGAGGTTGTAAGTGAGCACTCCGCCGACGTTAGTGTCGGGCGATGGAGTCGAGCTACCAGCGTTGAACGTAACGTCGTCCGGCAACGTGTCGGTCAGCACCACGTTGGTTGCAGTCGATGGACCATTGTTGGTGACATCGATGGTGTAGACCACCGTGTCGCCCGGCGCGACGTCGGCATCGGCATCGTCGTCGACCTTGGTTACTTGGAGGTCGATGAGTTCCTCGACGCTGGTGGCCGCGGTGTCGCTGTTGTTCGACGTGTTCGACTCGTTGGCCGCAGCGACACTGGCCGTGTTGGTGAGCGTTCCGGTGGCGTCGTTATCGACCGCCACGATGATGGTCACCGTGGCCGAGGCTCCCGGTGCCAGATCGCCGAGGTCGGCGGTCACAGTACCCGAGCTGTGCGACACGGTACCAGTGCCAGAATCGCTGCTGCCGGAAGTGAAGGTGACATCCGCTGGAAGCGTATCGGTGAAAGCGAGACTGTAAGCGTTCGACGGTCCGTTGTTGGTAACTACCGCTGTGTAGGTGAGAGTGCTGCCAGGCGACACGGCCGCCATGTCGACATCCTTCGTAATCGTGAGGTCAAACCCATAGAAACCAAAGTCAACAGCCAGATTCGTATTCGCATCCGCATCGCCATCGGTGGTCGGCTCGGCATCGCCTACCAGCGTGATCGCCTGGGTAACAACGCCGAACGTCGAGAGGGCGTAGCCATTGTCGTCGTCGTCGACATTATCGTCGGCATCGGGAGCGACTCCGCCCGACTCGTTGCCGGTGGACGAAACCAGACCTTCGAGCGGCTCACCGCTATCGAACAACGATTCAGCGATCCGCAAGATGTAATCGCCGGGGGTAAGGTCCTCGAACAGGTAGTTGCCCAACGAGTCGGTGGTGTCCGTTGCGAGGAGTACGTCCGCTCCGTCGCTGTAAGTAAAGATATCGGTGAAATCGGTTTCGCTGTTGTCGCGAAGGGCTTGGAATACAGCATCCAAGTCGATCGGGGTGTCGTCGGCGGAACCATCGTCGGTGCCGATGGTAATCGTGAGTGTATTGCCAACCAGCGTTGCAGTAGAACCAGAAACCGGCAATGCGTTATTTTCGGCAAACGCAACAGTCAGATTATTGCCGCTGGCTCCGACAAACGCACTTGTTCCGTTGAACACAAACGTGCCAGTTGGAGTCGAACCGAACCCGTTGAATGTAGCAGTCGCATCGGTCTCTGCGGTATCAATTGCAAACGCGGATCCGCCTGTCACACTGCCTGCAATCGCGGCTTGGTTGAGTGTGAGATCCAGATCGGCCGTCGCGGGCGACAAGGTCGAGGCACCGCTATCGCCACCTGCGAGCGTAGGGGCTACGCCGGGAGGCGAGTCGCTGGCTTCGACATACGAGGTACCCAACGCGGTAAAGCCAGCGGCAGAGTTCGTGGCATCGAAACTCGCCGTGAAACCGCTGATACTGCTGATCGCATCGACGATATCTTGAGCAGTGACCGTGCCAGTGATGTTGATATCGATGCTGCTACCACCAACATTAAGTACGGCGGTTACCGTATCAGTGGAGCCTCCCCCTTCGGTGACGTTGATGCTGTAGCCATTGTAGGTTTCGATATTGTCGTCGGTGGTGATATCGATGGCCAAAGTGCCGACCGCCCCGGCCTCGGTTCCACCGGTGATATTCACCACGTTGGCAATCGAAGCGTTGTCGCCTTGCGTCATATCGAGCACAAGGCTTCCAGAGCTGAAGGATGCGTCGGAGATCTCGCTGATGTTTGCGTTGATCACAGCAGCGACCGAATCCAGGTCGCCAACGTAGTCTTGCCCAATCGTCACCGTGTAGCCGCTGGAAGCATCCCCCGTAATGACAATGCTCGACCCTACCCCACTCGCAAAACTGATATCGAAATTCTCGCCACCTGTGGTGGTCGCCGAAAAAGTGGAGGCTACGTCGGTCTGGGTATCCGCTCCCCCACTAAATGTAATGGT containing:
- a CDS encoding ISKra4 family transposase; the encoded protein is MNVRSRWVDSLLGPLQVRRHYYHCRRCRHGLFPRDKTLGLGKRKFSPAAAQVVSIAGVQTSFAQSSEVTLRKLCGLKVSESTVERVTEDAGERLQTLLAEGETFGNTEPFAWQRDAHGKTCAYVSLDATGVRQQGPRGAQAEGRMAYVGMIYNINSEQDARSPDPHSVRYLSGFYELPELGRQLRRQAAAVGWDEAEQQIAISDGGAGLEEFLRVHFPRAERILDFWHASEYLVELSQSLYPDDEEHRTAQLASWCHRLKHQGGLSIVWMLQSLEKTNWSSAQREAYTTCLRYFQNHQHKMNYPRYVAHGWQIGSGPVESACKTVVAGRLKQSGMRWSQHGSNAVCHLRALYLSQRGCWEDYWQKYAA
- a CDS encoding SdrD B-like domain-containing protein, whose translation is MNLHIERLEDRRLLASDLGQISGTVLNDLQNDSNTANDVVVAALPVTLYRDGNANGLFDGAATDAQVDSTTTDASGNYTFTGLTEGTYFVQITPTSGQQVLSGGDLQTISFNASEAMGATGLTIDDFSTVQTITASRSGSDTGTTDASSADGANATDGGVRDLYVEATTVGNVSLTSQFGGSNILSLESSSGTEGIARVSWDGADGDGDAVDENGLSLDFSDSGNNFGMLLNVSADSKPGAEVTVRLTSGSGNSAEATVSIQDQDGLIDGDADEQIVIPFTAFTENVLGTGIDFTDVTAIEVELDFRDPSINGLDARIEVVGVMGYTTKTADFSVLNRMSIGDQVFADFDNDGVLDPGETGIEDVVVSLYEDTDSSGDYTPGDVSGHYDPATDSGATITFSGGADTQTDVASTFSATTTGGENFDISFASGVGSSIVITGDASSGYTVTIGQDYVGDLDSVAAVINANISEISDASFSSGSLVLDMTQGDNASIANVVNITGGTEAGAVGTLAIDITTDDNIETYNGYSINVTEGGGSTDTVTAVLNVGGSSIDINITGTVTAQDIVDAISSISGFTASFDATNSAAGFTALGTSYVEASDSPPGVAPTLAGGDSGASTLSPATADLDLTLNQAAIAGSVTGGSAFAIDTAETDATATFNGFGSTPTGTFVFNGTSAFVGASGNNLTVAFAENNALPVSGSTATLVGNTLTITIGTDDGSADDTPIDLDAVFQALRDNSETDFTDIFTYSDGADVLLATDTTDSLGNYLFEDLTPGDYILRIAESLFDSGEPLEGLVSSTGNESGGVAPDADDNVDDDDNGYALSTFGVVTQAITLVGDAEPTTDGDADANTNLAVDFGFYGFDLTITKDVDMAAVSPGSTLTYTAVVTNNGPSNAYSLAFTDTLPADVTFTSGSSDSGTGTVSHSSGTVTADLGDLAPGASATVTIIVAVDNDATGTLTNTASVAAANESNTSNNSDTAATSVEELIDLQVTKVDDDADADVAPGDTVVYTIDVTNNGPSTATNVVLTDTLPDDVTFNAGSSTPSPDTNVGGVLTYNLGTLASGASTQVIVSVTIDNDFIGTITNTATVTATESESNSANNTAAASSTVAVETSSIEGYVYVDSDNDGVFDPGEAPIAGVTITLTGIDFTSAAVNQTTTTDSNGRYQFSSLLPGTYQVTETDPAFYPDGQDTAGSAGGSVADDDISNITIGSGVEATAYNFGELPPTLSKRRFLASSL